A genome region from Ottowia testudinis includes the following:
- the radA gene encoding DNA repair protein RadA, with translation MAKDKSIYTCNDCGATSPRWLGKCPGCGAWNTLVESVAEAPAAPGKNRLGASFAALAPASEVQPLSAIEAVDVARTPTGQGELDRVLGGGIVEGGVVLIGGDPGIGKSTLLLQAVDALQRAGLPALYVTGEESGAQVALRARRLGITGSPVAVLAEIQLEKIIATLASQQPAIAVIDSIQTVYSDQLTSAPGSVSQVRECAAHLTRFAKSSGTAVVLVGHVTKDGQLAGPRVLEHMVDTVLYFEGDTHSSFRLIRAIKNRFGAVNEIGVFAMTEKGLKGVSNPSAIFLSQHAQPVPGSCVMVTLEGTRPMLVEIQALVDTGGVSPRRLSVGLERDRLAMLLAVLHQHAGVATGDQDVFVNAVGGVRISEPAADLAVMLAITSSLRGKPLPKGFIAFGEVGLAGEVRPAPRGQERLKEAAKLGFSVAVVPKANAPKKADKAFEGLTIHAVERVDEAMALVRGLD, from the coding sequence TGGAACACGCTGGTCGAGAGCGTGGCCGAGGCGCCCGCCGCGCCAGGAAAGAACCGCCTGGGCGCCAGCTTTGCCGCGCTGGCGCCGGCCAGCGAAGTGCAGCCGCTGTCGGCCATCGAGGCGGTGGACGTGGCGCGCACGCCCACCGGCCAGGGCGAGCTGGACCGCGTGCTGGGCGGCGGCATCGTGGAAGGCGGTGTGGTGCTGATTGGGGGCGACCCGGGCATCGGCAAATCGACGCTGCTGCTGCAAGCGGTGGATGCCTTGCAGCGCGCGGGCCTGCCGGCGCTCTACGTCACCGGCGAGGAAAGCGGCGCGCAGGTGGCGCTGCGGGCGCGGCGGCTGGGCATCACCGGCTCACCGGTCGCCGTGCTGGCCGAGATTCAGCTTGAAAAAATCATAGCCACCCTCGCAAGCCAGCAGCCGGCCATCGCCGTGATCGACTCGATCCAGACCGTGTACTCCGACCAGCTCACCAGCGCGCCGGGCAGCGTGTCGCAGGTGCGCGAGTGCGCCGCGCACCTGACGCGCTTTGCCAAAAGCAGCGGCACCGCCGTGGTGCTGGTCGGCCACGTCACCAAAGACGGCCAGTTGGCCGGCCCGCGCGTGCTGGAGCACATGGTGGACACGGTGCTGTACTTCGAGGGCGATACGCACAGCAGCTTTCGCCTGATCCGCGCCATCAAGAACCGCTTTGGCGCCGTCAACGAAATCGGCGTGTTCGCCATGACCGAAAAAGGCCTGAAGGGCGTGAGCAACCCGAGCGCCATCTTCTTGAGCCAGCACGCGCAGCCCGTGCCCGGCAGCTGCGTCATGGTCACGCTGGAAGGCACGCGGCCGATGCTGGTGGAGATTCAGGCGCTGGTGGACACGGGCGGTGTCAGCCCGCGCCGCCTGTCGGTGGGGCTGGAGCGCGACCGGCTGGCCATGCTGCTGGCGGTGCTGCACCAACACGCCGGCGTGGCCACGGGCGATCAGGACGTGTTTGTCAACGCCGTGGGCGGCGTGCGCATCAGCGAACCGGCGGCCGATTTGGCGGTGATGCTGGCCATCACCAGCAGCCTGCGCGGCAAGCCGCTGCCCAAGGGCTTCATCGCGTTTGGCGAAGTGGGCCTGGCGGGTGAGGTGCGCCCCGCCCCGCGCGGGCAGGAGCGCTTGAAAGAAGCCGCCAAGCTGGGCTTTTCCGTGGCCGTGGTGCCCAAGGCCAACGCGCCGAAGAAGGCGGACAAGGCATTCGAGGGCTTGACGATCCACGCCGTGGAGCGGGTGGATGAGGCGATGGCGCTGGTGCGCGGGCTGGACTGA
- the proV gene encoding glycine betaine/L-proline ABC transporter ATP-binding protein ProV codes for MAKQIVVEHLFKVFGDAPERALTLARQGLSKQDIVQQSGQSIGVFDASFTIEAGEIFVIMGLSGSGKSTLVRMFNRLIEPTAGRIVVDDEDIAQYDERQLRDFRRRHISMVFQSFALLPHLTVLQNTAFGLELAGVPRQEREAAAHAALEQVGLAVWASSYPDELSGGMQQRVGLARALAADPSILLMDEAFSALDPIIRTEMQDELLRLQQIKRRTIVFISHDLDEAMRIGDHIAIMKDGQVVQVGTPEEILRRPADDYVRQFVRGVDQAAVFKAGDIARKTQVEVSESPTRGCRPALKRLQDQDREWAYVVDPAHRYLGAVSADSLRAALHGHEGTLGLKHAFVPAVAPVPADTPITELYRLMVAQPAPLPVVASDGRFLGTVSKNRLLTFLDPYTDADGNPLPEPATADADAVAA; via the coding sequence GTGGCCAAGCAAATCGTGGTCGAACATCTGTTCAAGGTGTTCGGCGACGCCCCCGAGCGTGCCCTGACACTGGCGCGCCAGGGCCTGTCCAAACAGGACATCGTTCAGCAGAGCGGGCAATCCATCGGCGTGTTCGACGCCAGTTTCACCATCGAAGCGGGCGAGATCTTCGTCATCATGGGCCTGTCGGGCTCGGGCAAATCGACGCTGGTGCGCATGTTCAACCGCCTGATCGAGCCCACCGCCGGGCGCATCGTGGTCGATGACGAAGACATCGCCCAGTACGACGAGCGCCAGCTGCGCGACTTTCGCCGCCGCCACATCAGCATGGTGTTTCAGTCGTTCGCGCTGCTGCCGCACTTGACGGTGCTGCAAAACACCGCCTTCGGGCTGGAGCTGGCCGGCGTGCCGCGCCAAGAGCGCGAAGCCGCCGCCCACGCCGCACTGGAGCAGGTGGGCCTGGCCGTGTGGGCCAGCAGCTACCCCGATGAGCTGTCGGGCGGCATGCAGCAGCGCGTGGGCCTGGCACGCGCGCTGGCGGCCGACCCGTCGATCCTGCTGATGGACGAAGCCTTCTCCGCACTCGACCCCATCATCCGCACCGAGATGCAGGACGAGCTGCTGCGCCTGCAGCAGATCAAGCGCCGCACCATCGTCTTCATCTCGCACGACCTGGACGAGGCCATGCGCATTGGCGACCACATCGCCATCATGAAAGACGGCCAGGTGGTGCAGGTGGGCACGCCGGAAGAAATTCTGCGCCGCCCGGCCGACGACTACGTGCGCCAGTTCGTGCGCGGGGTGGACCAGGCGGCCGTGTTCAAGGCCGGCGACATCGCGCGCAAGACGCAGGTGGAAGTGTCGGAAAGCCCCACGCGCGGCTGCCGCCCGGCCCTGAAGCGCCTGCAAGACCAGGACCGCGAATGGGCCTACGTGGTTGATCCGGCGCACCGCTACCTGGGCGCCGTGTCGGCCGATTCGCTGCGCGCCGCGCTGCACGGGCATGAGGGCACGCTGGGGCTGAAGCACGCCTTTGTGCCCGCCGTGGCGCCGGTGCCGGCCGACACGCCCATCACCGAGCTGTACCGCCTGATGGTGGCGCAGCCCGCGCCGCTGCCCGTGGTGGCGAGCGACGGGCGCTTTCTGGGCACCGTGAGCAAGAACCGGCTGCTCACCTTCCTCGACCCCTACACCGACGCCGACGGCAACCCGCTGCCCGAGCCCGCCACCGCCGATGCCGACGCCGTGGCCGCCTGA
- the proW gene encoding glycine betaine/L-proline ABC transporter permease ProW yields MSTSTTFVDPYQAPPADAHPEWLGGPAAVTRDVSGAAAPADFADPYQAPPPDASPQWLGGPEAVTHDVTATGDGLLSAADAATSAAPAATGTLARWFDGGLPVQDGINRALGWFVGQFRPSFQALRQPVDALLSGVEAVLLYPPTLVMVGILSLLAWQLAGARMAVATGLSLLVLGLLGIWAESMTTLSLVLTALFFCVLIGLPLGIGLARSERANQLVRPLLDAMQTTPAFVYLVPVVMLFGIGNVPGVIVTIIFALPPLVRLTNLGIRQVRPDLIEAAQAYGASPWQLLTRVQLPLAMPSIMAGINQTLMLSLSMVVIASMIAVGGLGLMVLRGIGRLDMGLATVGGLGIVILAIVLDRLTQALTHTDRHAAAWHQRGPVGLLRRLAGGVRANATVAATPQAGAAAAAA; encoded by the coding sequence ATGAGTACAAGCACGACCTTCGTAGATCCCTACCAGGCGCCGCCCGCCGACGCCCACCCCGAATGGCTGGGCGGCCCCGCCGCCGTCACGCGCGACGTGAGCGGCGCTGCGGCGCCCGCCGACTTTGCCGACCCCTACCAGGCGCCCCCGCCCGATGCCAGCCCGCAGTGGCTGGGCGGGCCCGAAGCGGTGACGCACGACGTCACCGCCACAGGCGACGGCCTGCTGTCGGCCGCCGACGCCGCCACCAGCGCCGCGCCTGCGGCCACCGGCACGCTGGCCCGCTGGTTCGACGGCGGCCTGCCGGTGCAGGACGGCATCAACCGCGCGCTGGGCTGGTTCGTCGGCCAGTTCCGCCCCTCCTTCCAGGCGCTGCGCCAGCCGGTGGACGCGCTGCTGTCGGGCGTGGAGGCGGTGCTGCTGTACCCGCCCACGCTGGTGATGGTGGGTATTTTGTCGCTGCTGGCCTGGCAGCTGGCCGGCGCGCGCATGGCCGTGGCCACGGGGCTGTCGCTGCTGGTGCTGGGCCTGCTGGGCATCTGGGCCGAGTCGATGACCACGCTGTCGCTGGTGCTCACCGCGCTGTTCTTCTGCGTGCTGATCGGCCTGCCGCTGGGCATTGGCCTGGCGCGCAGCGAGCGCGCCAACCAGCTGGTGCGCCCGCTGCTGGACGCCATGCAGACCACGCCCGCCTTCGTCTACCTGGTGCCGGTGGTGATGCTGTTTGGCATCGGCAACGTGCCGGGCGTCATCGTCACCATCATCTTTGCGCTGCCGCCGCTGGTGCGCCTGACCAACTTAGGGATACGCCAGGTGCGGCCCGATTTGATTGAGGCCGCGCAGGCCTATGGCGCCTCGCCGTGGCAATTGCTGACGCGCGTGCAGCTGCCGCTGGCCATGCCGTCCATCATGGCCGGCATCAACCAGACGCTGATGCTGAGCCTGTCGATGGTCGTCATTGCCTCGATGATTGCCGTGGGCGGGCTGGGCCTGATGGTGCTGCGCGGCATTGGCCGGCTCGACATGGGGCTGGCCACCGTGGGGGGCTTAGGGATAGTGATCCTCGCCATCGTGCTGGACCGCCTGACGCAGGCGCTGACCCACACCGACCGCCACGCCGCCGCCTGGCACCAGCGCGGCCCCGTGGGCCTGCTGCGCCGCCTGGCCGGCGGCGTGCGCGCCAACGCCACCGTCGCCGCTACACCCCAAGCCGGCGCCGCTGCCGCTGCGGCCTGA
- the proX gene encoding glycine betaine/L-proline ABC transporter substrate-binding protein ProX, translating into MTFAVTSHFTPRAWRRLAAGALAALAFIGAPALAAADPQLPGKSITVQPIKSSIAEETFQTLLVMKALQRLGYDVKPMREVEYATGHLALSNGDATFLASHWDPLHDNYYANSGGDAKLWRDNTYSAGAIQGYLVDKKTADAHGITNLSQLADPKIAALFDANDDGKADLTGCTPGWGCEAQIEAQLTAYKLRDTVTHVTGNYSALIADVIQRYKTGQPVLYFTWTPYWVSSVLVPGRDVTWLQVPFSALPGAQAGQDTALPNGRNYGAVINHQRIVANRAFVEANPAAKKLFSVMQLPVGDITAQNNAMNEGAASERDIERHAEGWIKAHQTLFDSWIEAAAKAAR; encoded by the coding sequence ATGACATTTGCAGTCACCTCACACTTCACCCCGCGCGCCTGGCGCCGCCTGGCCGCTGGCGCGCTGGCGGCCCTGGCCTTCATCGGCGCGCCCGCCCTGGCCGCCGCCGACCCGCAACTGCCCGGCAAGAGCATCACGGTGCAGCCCATCAAAAGCTCAATCGCCGAGGAAACCTTTCAGACCCTGCTGGTCATGAAAGCCCTGCAGCGGCTGGGCTACGACGTCAAGCCGATGCGCGAGGTTGAATACGCCACCGGGCACCTGGCGCTGTCCAACGGCGACGCCACCTTTCTGGCCAGCCACTGGGACCCGCTGCACGATAACTACTACGCCAACTCCGGCGGCGACGCCAAGCTGTGGCGCGACAACACCTATTCGGCCGGCGCCATCCAGGGCTACCTGGTGGACAAGAAAACCGCTGACGCGCACGGCATCACCAACCTGAGCCAGCTGGCCGACCCCAAGATCGCAGCGCTGTTCGACGCCAATGACGACGGCAAGGCCGACCTGACCGGCTGCACCCCCGGCTGGGGCTGCGAGGCGCAAATCGAGGCGCAACTCACCGCCTACAAGCTGCGCGATACGGTGACCCACGTCACCGGCAACTATTCGGCCCTGATCGCCGACGTGATCCAGCGTTACAAGACCGGACAGCCGGTGCTGTATTTCACCTGGACGCCGTACTGGGTCAGTTCCGTGCTGGTGCCGGGCCGCGACGTGACCTGGCTGCAAGTGCCCTTCTCGGCCCTGCCCGGCGCGCAGGCGGGGCAGGACACCGCGCTGCCCAACGGCCGCAACTACGGCGCGGTGATCAACCACCAGCGCATCGTCGCCAACCGCGCCTTCGTCGAGGCCAACCCGGCGGCCAAAAAGCTGTTCTCCGTCATGCAACTGCCGGTGGGCGACATCACGGCGCAGAACAACGCGATGAACGAAGGCGCCGCCTCCGAGCGCGACATCGAGCGCCACGCCGAGGGCTGGATCAAGGCGCACCAGACGCTGTTCGACAGCTGGATTGAGGCGGCGGCCAAGGCCGCGCGCTGA
- a CDS encoding glycerate kinase yields MTWQRILTLLAAIALGALAWRAGGWAGLALLASGLVLWFMLNYTRIVTIMKRAADRPIGHVDSAVMLNARLKPKMPLLNVIGLTRALGERLSPDGAEPEVYRWRDAGDSHVTAEFENGRLARWQLARPTGEAAPAGTPAPGAAS; encoded by the coding sequence ATGACTTGGCAACGCATCCTCACTCTCCTGGCCGCCATCGCCCTGGGGGCCCTCGCCTGGCGCGCCGGCGGCTGGGCCGGGCTGGCGCTGCTGGCCAGCGGCCTGGTGCTGTGGTTCATGCTGAACTACACGCGCATCGTCACCATCATGAAGCGCGCCGCCGACCGGCCCATCGGCCACGTTGACAGCGCCGTGATGCTGAACGCACGGCTGAAGCCCAAAATGCCGCTGCTGAACGTGATCGGCCTGACGCGCGCGCTGGGCGAGCGCCTGTCGCCCGACGGTGCCGAGCCCGAGGTCTACCGCTGGCGCGATGCCGGCGATTCGCACGTCACGGCCGAGTTCGAAAACGGCCGGCTGGCGCGCTGGCAGCTGGCGCGCCCGACGGGCGAGGCCGCGCCCGCCGGCACGCCCGCGCCCGGCGCCGCGTCTTAG
- a CDS encoding branched-chain amino acid transaminase, whose protein sequence is MSTPPLSMADRDGQIWFDGQLVDWRDAKIHVLTHTLHYGCGAFEGVRAYNTVNGTAIFRLQEHTQRLFNSAKILRMKIPFTPEQVNEAQKEVVRVNQLESCYLRPLTWIGSEKLGVSPKGNTIHLMVAAWAWGAYLGEEGMRRGIRVKTSSYTRHHVNITMTQAKAVSNYSNSILANMEALDDGYDEALLLDSAGFVSEGAGENVFLIKDGVVYTPDLSAGALNGITRNTVLHICKDLGLELVQKRITRDECYIADEMFFTGTAAEVTPIRELDRVQIGEGQRGPVTEKIQSAFFDIVNGRNPKYAHWLTKV, encoded by the coding sequence ATGAGCACTCCCCCCCTCTCCATGGCCGACCGCGACGGCCAGATCTGGTTCGACGGCCAGCTGGTCGACTGGCGCGACGCCAAGATCCACGTGCTGACGCACACGCTGCACTACGGCTGCGGCGCGTTCGAGGGGGTGCGGGCCTATAACACGGTCAATGGCACGGCGATCTTCCGGCTGCAGGAGCACACCCAGCGCCTGTTCAACAGCGCCAAGATCCTGCGCATGAAAATCCCGTTCACGCCCGAGCAGGTGAACGAGGCGCAGAAGGAAGTGGTGCGCGTGAACCAGCTGGAGAGCTGCTACCTGCGCCCGCTGACCTGGATCGGCTCCGAAAAGCTGGGCGTGTCACCCAAGGGCAACACCATCCACCTGATGGTTGCCGCCTGGGCCTGGGGTGCCTACCTGGGCGAAGAGGGCATGCGGCGCGGCATCCGCGTCAAGACCAGCAGCTACACGCGCCACCACGTCAACATCACGATGACGCAGGCCAAGGCCGTGAGCAACTACAGCAACTCGATCCTGGCCAACATGGAGGCGCTGGACGACGGCTACGACGAGGCCCTGCTGCTCGATTCGGCCGGCTTCGTGAGCGAAGGCGCGGGCGAGAACGTGTTCCTCATCAAGGACGGCGTGGTCTACACGCCCGATCTGTCGGCGGGTGCGCTGAACGGCATCACGCGCAACACGGTGCTGCACATCTGCAAGGATCTGGGGCTGGAGCTGGTGCAAAAGCGCATCACGCGAGACGAGTGCTACATCGCCGACGAGATGTTCTTCACCGGCACCGCGGCCGAGGTCACGCCCATCCGCGAACTCGACCGCGTGCAGATCGGCGAAGGCCAGCGTGGCCCGGTGACCGAAAAAATCCAGAGCGCCTTCTTCGACATCGTGAACGGCCGCAACCCCAAGTACGCCCATTGGCTGACCAAGGTCTGA
- a CDS encoding zinc-finger domain-containing protein, with product MSTQQAVELLAKDLTPAGETYCPNPKAGMKIWNTHPRVFLNLSEGEAKCPYCGTLYRLKSGEVARASH from the coding sequence ATGAGCACGCAGCAAGCCGTCGAACTGCTGGCCAAGGACCTGACCCCGGCCGGCGAAACCTATTGCCCCAACCCCAAGGCCGGCATGAAGATCTGGAACACCCACCCGCGCGTGTTCCTGAATTTGTCGGAGGGTGAGGCCAAGTGCCCGTATTGCGGCACGCTTTATCGCTTGAAGTCAGGTGAAGTCGCACGCGCAAGCCACTGA
- a CDS encoding glycosyltransferase, with protein sequence MKVLHFVTGGFSGATQVAIDLCQAAQRTPGMEVMLVLRRKRGTTPERVQALRAQGLQVRVVSNWLHALTVWELRRIIRAWRPDVVFAHGFSDHIWGRRAAVAESVPCIFHVEHNSRERYTRRRLAQALALAPATRASIGVSEGVRTSLIERGFPPEKCLAIPNGIATERFPDSLLPARWPERRPAILMASRFARQKDHDSLIRALALLREQGLTPDLHLAGGGSQRRLRHAQALARRLGLQAQVHFLGNVADLPQRLAATRIFVLSTHWEGMPLALVEAMAAGCACIGTDVLGVREVIEHGRTGLLVPPEDAPALAAALQRLLHDAALAEQLGQAARQQALAAHGRELMWQRYQTLLFAENMA encoded by the coding sequence CTGAAAGTGCTTCACTTTGTGACCGGAGGCTTCTCCGGCGCCACACAGGTGGCGATTGATCTCTGCCAAGCCGCGCAGCGCACGCCAGGCATGGAGGTGATGCTGGTGCTGCGCCGCAAGCGCGGCACCACGCCGGAGCGGGTGCAGGCGCTGCGGGCGCAGGGGCTGCAAGTGCGCGTGGTGTCCAACTGGCTGCATGCGCTCACCGTTTGGGAGCTGCGTCGGATCATCCGCGCCTGGCGGCCCGACGTCGTGTTCGCGCACGGATTCAGCGACCACATCTGGGGCCGGCGGGCGGCGGTGGCCGAGAGCGTGCCCTGCATCTTCCATGTCGAACACAATTCGCGCGAACGCTACACGCGGCGGCGCCTGGCCCAGGCACTGGCGCTGGCGCCGGCGACGCGGGCCAGCATCGGCGTTTCCGAGGGTGTGCGCACCAGCCTGATCGAGCGCGGCTTTCCGCCCGAAAAATGCCTGGCCATTCCCAACGGCATTGCCACCGAACGCTTTCCCGACAGCCTGCTGCCCGCGCGCTGGCCGGAGCGGCGGCCGGCCATCCTGATGGCGTCGCGCTTTGCACGCCAAAAAGACCACGACAGCCTGATTCGCGCCTTGGCTCTGCTGCGTGAACAAGGCCTGACACCCGACTTGCATCTGGCGGGCGGCGGCAGCCAGCGGCGGCTGCGCCACGCCCAGGCGCTGGCGCGGCGCCTGGGCTTGCAGGCGCAAGTCCATTTCCTGGGCAATGTGGCCGACTTGCCCCAGCGTCTCGCGGCGACGCGGATCTTCGTGCTGTCCACCCATTGGGAAGGGATGCCGCTGGCGCTGGTGGAAGCCATGGCGGCGGGCTGCGCCTGCATCGGCACCGATGTGCTGGGCGTGCGCGAGGTCATCGAGCATGGCCGCACGGGGCTGCTGGTGCCGCCAGAGGATGCGCCGGCGCTCGCGGCCGCGCTGCAGCGCTTGCTGCACGACGCGGCGCTGGCCGAGCAGCTCGGACAGGCCGCGCGCCAACAAGCCCTGGCCGCCCATGGGCGGGAACTGATGTGGCAGCGTTACCAAACCCTGCTCTTCGCCGAGAACATGGCATGA
- a CDS encoding O-antigen ligase family protein, with the protein MTRRDKIIQLAVRGNTAAAFLLPALALWVPSGYSYAALLMLLGAVCFAPAWLRHKPDRATWGLAMLMVGMGCMWFMLTVDTGVNRWDKGLKWLLGAWCLLYLTACPPRPQAFLAGLPIGCAGMGLLALWQVWGLGMERATGYTNAIQWGNLALLLACLNAVSLAVFWRQHGALWRAGMALAVTLSLAASLLSQSRGGWLALAAIFPLWLWLTWRLRRRVFGRLLAALGVLLLTLMLVLSLTPRFNERIALAAMEISAYLDNGKTDTSLGLRLAQYRLAAQLIPEKPWLGWGARGFVDEMQRRVDAGEYGSEMMQYPQIHNDFLDAWVKVGLGGVLWQAALFAWVLAIFWPSPARMARHAEDNPRWREALTLRVMGAMVPVSYFMFGMSQPFFNHNSGIMCFVFYVTVLWAALQRVEREGRRALA; encoded by the coding sequence ATGACGCGGCGCGACAAGATCATCCAGTTGGCGGTGCGCGGCAACACCGCGGCCGCCTTTCTGCTGCCGGCACTGGCGTTGTGGGTGCCCTCGGGGTATTCCTATGCCGCGCTGCTGATGCTGCTCGGGGCTGTGTGCTTCGCGCCCGCCTGGTTGCGGCACAAGCCCGACCGCGCCACGTGGGGGCTGGCCATGCTGATGGTGGGCATGGGTTGCATGTGGTTCATGCTGACGGTCGACACCGGTGTGAACCGCTGGGACAAGGGCCTGAAGTGGCTTCTGGGCGCATGGTGTCTTTTGTATTTGACCGCCTGTCCGCCGCGCCCGCAAGCATTTCTGGCGGGCTTGCCGATCGGCTGCGCCGGCATGGGCTTGCTGGCCTTGTGGCAGGTCTGGGGCTTGGGAATGGAGCGTGCCACGGGCTACACCAATGCCATTCAGTGGGGCAATCTGGCCTTGTTGTTGGCCTGCCTGAATGCCGTATCGCTCGCGGTTTTCTGGCGTCAGCACGGCGCACTCTGGCGCGCCGGGATGGCGCTGGCCGTGACGTTGAGCTTGGCCGCCTCGCTGCTGTCGCAATCGCGGGGGGGCTGGCTGGCGCTCGCGGCGATCTTCCCGCTGTGGTTGTGGCTGACGTGGCGTTTGCGCCGCCGCGTGTTCGGGCGTTTGCTGGCGGCGCTGGGGGTGCTGTTGTTGACGCTGATGCTGGTGCTGTCGCTGACACCCCGGTTCAATGAACGCATCGCCTTGGCGGCCATGGAAATCAGCGCCTACCTGGACAACGGCAAGACCGACACGTCGCTTGGCCTGCGTCTGGCGCAATACCGTCTGGCCGCGCAGCTGATCCCCGAAAAGCCATGGCTGGGCTGGGGCGCGCGCGGTTTCGTGGATGAGATGCAGCGGCGGGTGGATGCCGGCGAATACGGCTCCGAGATGATGCAGTACCCGCAAATACACAACGATTTCCTGGACGCCTGGGTCAAGGTCGGGCTGGGCGGCGTGTTGTGGCAGGCGGCGCTTTTCGCCTGGGTACTTGCGATTTTTTGGCCCAGCCCGGCACGCATGGCCCGCCATGCCGAGGACAACCCCCGGTGGCGCGAGGCGCTGACCCTGCGCGTGATGGGCGCGATGGTGCCGGTGAGCTACTTCATGTTCGGCATGTCGCAGCCTTTTTTCAACCACAACAGCGGCATCATGTGCTTCGTGTTCTACGTGACCGTGCTGTGGGCGGCGCTGCAGCGCGTCGAGCGGGAAGGACGGCGTGCCCTGGCTTAG
- a CDS encoding glycosyltransferase family 2 protein, producing MPWLSVLVPIYNVQAYLRECLTSVVEQLDDDSGVQILVLDDCSTDGSWPLMQELSQRWPGRLQLLRHERNGGLSAARNTLIEAARGDYLWFLDSDDKLLPGAIAGLRTIVHAHAPDVVLCDFSVWRERPRLKHRLRGERHRRSFNGPARRLVRGGCLLVAGMLSAGELHAWSKISRRALWGDDLRFPVGQHFEDMTTMPLMALRAESFYYEPVPWVAYRRRPGSILASMSLSKALDQSAALLPFAQALKTSPCGADPRTRFSLARQAARNLVGAMRSVCQPGAVDAPSEVAETLRRNFLETSPLTPRALARAYFWRGWWGRRHRFLRWFNARPLP from the coding sequence GTGCCCTGGCTTAGCGTCCTGGTACCCATTTACAACGTGCAGGCCTATCTGCGCGAGTGCCTGACTTCGGTGGTGGAGCAGCTGGACGATGACAGCGGCGTGCAGATCCTGGTGCTGGACGACTGCTCCACCGACGGCAGCTGGCCCTTGATGCAGGAGTTGTCCCAGCGCTGGCCTGGCCGCTTGCAACTGCTGCGGCACGAGCGCAATGGCGGCCTGAGCGCGGCGCGCAACACGCTGATCGAGGCGGCGCGCGGCGACTACCTTTGGTTTCTTGATTCGGACGACAAGCTCCTGCCGGGCGCCATCGCCGGGCTGCGCACCATCGTGCACGCGCACGCGCCCGACGTGGTGCTGTGCGACTTCAGTGTCTGGCGCGAGCGCCCCCGGCTCAAACACCGCCTGCGCGGCGAACGGCACCGGCGCAGCTTCAACGGCCCGGCGCGGCGTCTGGTGCGGGGCGGCTGCCTGCTCGTGGCCGGCATGCTGTCGGCGGGCGAACTGCACGCATGGTCGAAGATTTCACGGCGCGCGCTGTGGGGCGACGATCTGCGCTTTCCGGTGGGTCAGCACTTCGAAGACATGACCACCATGCCACTGATGGCGCTGCGGGCCGAAAGCTTCTATTACGAGCCCGTGCCCTGGGTCGCCTATCGCCGCCGTCCGGGCAGCATCTTGGCCAGCATGAGCCTGTCCAAGGCGTTGGACCAATCCGCGGCATTGCTCCCGTTCGCCCAGGCGCTCAAGACTTCGCCTTGCGGCGCCGATCCGCGCACGCGGTTCTCGCTGGCGCGGCAGGCGGCGCGCAACCTGGTGGGCGCCATGCGCAGCGTGTGCCAGCCGGGCGCGGTCGATGCGCCGTCCGAGGTGGCCGAGACCTTGCGCCGCAACTTCCTGGAGACCTCGCCGCTGACCCCGCGAGCGTTGGCGCGCGCTTACTTTTGGCGCGGCTGGTGGGGGCGCCGCCACCGGTTCCTGCGCTGGTTCAACGCGCGGCCGCTGCCCTGA